One segment of Falco biarmicus isolate bFalBia1 chromosome 12, bFalBia1.pri, whole genome shotgun sequence DNA contains the following:
- the OTOR gene encoding otoraplin: MTQRVHWVVLLLCFGLMCHLVTGIFMDKLANNKLCADDNCVYTISLARAEEDYNAPDCRFINIKKGQLIYVYSKLVKEKDSGEFWAGSVYGEQYEDHMGTVGYFPSSLVSEQHVYQEANKTVPTTDIDFFCE; encoded by the exons atgacacAACGTGTTCATTGGGTGGTTTTACTTTTGTGTTTTGGATTAATGTGTCATCTTGTAACTGGAATTTTTATGGACAAGCTTGCCAACAATAAGCTGTGTGCTGATGACAACTGTGTCT acaCCATTTCCCTTGCCAGAGCAGAAGAGGATTATAACGCTCCAGACTGCAGattcattaatattaaaaaagggCAGTTGATTTATGTTTACTCAAAactagtgaaagaaaaagactcTGGAGAATTCTGGGCTGGAAGT GTTTATGGAGAACAGTATGAAGACCATATGGGGACAGTTGGTTATTTCCCTAGCAGTTTAGTCTCAGAACAACATGTCTATCAAGAAGCAAATAAGACCGTTCCTACAACG GACAttgatttcttctgtgaatAG